A DNA window from uncultured Methanoregula sp. contains the following coding sequences:
- a CDS encoding DHHA1 domain-containing protein: MSLETAAEIVASKIRRQEFVEVIAHHDADGIAAASILCHAMLRSDIRFRLRVRPEVTAADITGDDAYLLCDLGAGIKDLPRTTMVVDHHIPLFEGEFHVNPRLAGIDGDRELSAAGTAYYVALQLGDNRDLAGLVIPGIIGDGQAMAGKNLEIFNEAIANGIIVPDRGLTLPGRDMTERWYMATSPYLSGISGNEPVITGILDHARDQAKGANETRLDTLLSRVVIDSAPGTEPGSLTAFYGDTYHLQREVIEDAHALAAVIDACGKTGHGDIGAALCLRSSVGIEEAWEITRRHRVSVIEAVKSARQHESAAGVYEVQGAMLASDVADILSRDIPHESPVLVFAQGQGFCHLSARSLQGTPANLGPMVRELAEACGGTGGGHLLRAGATIPCNRIADFTKGWQEALAS; the protein is encoded by the coding sequence ATGTCGCTTGAAACCGCCGCAGAGATCGTTGCCTCCAAGATCCGGAGGCAGGAATTTGTCGAGGTGATCGCTCACCACGACGCAGACGGCATAGCCGCTGCCTCGATCCTCTGCCACGCGATGCTCAGGTCAGATATCCGTTTCCGGCTCCGGGTCCGCCCGGAAGTCACTGCAGCCGATATCACCGGCGATGATGCATACCTTCTCTGCGATCTCGGTGCAGGCATAAAAGACCTGCCCCGGACAACGATGGTGGTCGATCACCACATCCCGCTCTTCGAAGGCGAGTTCCACGTCAATCCGCGCCTCGCAGGAATCGATGGCGACCGGGAGCTCTCTGCTGCCGGCACCGCGTATTATGTCGCCCTGCAGCTCGGGGACAACCGCGATCTCGCGGGTCTCGTGATACCCGGCATCATTGGCGACGGCCAGGCAATGGCCGGCAAGAACCTCGAGATCTTCAACGAGGCGATAGCAAACGGGATCATTGTTCCGGACCGGGGGCTTACGCTGCCGGGAAGGGACATGACCGAGCGGTGGTACATGGCCACAAGCCCGTACCTCAGCGGCATCAGCGGCAATGAACCGGTCATCACCGGCATCCTTGACCACGCACGCGACCAGGCAAAAGGTGCAAACGAGACACGGCTCGATACCCTGCTCTCGCGGGTAGTTATCGACTCAGCGCCCGGGACAGAACCCGGAAGCCTGACGGCATTCTACGGTGACACCTACCACCTCCAGCGCGAGGTGATCGAGGACGCCCATGCCCTTGCAGCGGTCATCGATGCCTGCGGCAAGACCGGCCACGGCGATATCGGGGCTGCCCTCTGCCTCCGCTCATCTGTCGGGATCGAGGAAGCCTGGGAGATAACCCGCCGGCACCGGGTCAGCGTCATCGAAGCGGTGAAAAGCGCACGGCAGCACGAGAGTGCAGCCGGGGTGTACGAAGTGCAGGGCGCCATGCTCGCCAGCGATGTTGCGGATATCCTTTCACGGGATATACCGCACGAATCCCCGGTCCTTGTCTTTGCACAGGGCCAGGGATTCTGCCATCTTTCGGCACGCTCTCTGCAGGGAACCCCTGCAAACCTCGGGCCCATGGTCCGGGAGCTGGCAGAGGCCTGCGGGGGAACCGGGGGCGGACATCTGCTCCGGGCCGGGGCAACGATCCCCTGCAATCGTATAGCCGACTTCACGAAAGGCTGGCAGGAGGCGCTTGCCTCATGA
- a CDS encoding KEOPS complex subunit Pcc1, whose protein sequence is MMQIEGTITTVHSEAACIAAALRPDNLRSMATDATGDRIRTTITGTQIRSVIASVDDYLMNLAIAEDACSIRNRTIQEE, encoded by the coding sequence ATGATGCAGATTGAAGGCACGATTACGACCGTCCATTCGGAAGCCGCCTGCATTGCAGCGGCATTAAGGCCGGACAACCTGCGCAGCATGGCAACAGACGCAACGGGTGACCGGATCAGAACGACCATAACCGGCACACAGATCCGGTCGGTCATCGCATCCGTGGATGATTACCTGATGAACCTTGCAATTGCGGAGGACGCATGTTCCATCCGCAACCGGACAATCCAAGAAGAGTGA
- a CDS encoding MFS transporter, which produces MSSIITDPVKQKLLLGAVALGVVMDGIDGSIVNVALPTMATYFDTDTGTIAWVIITYLLMMAGLLLVFGKLADRGLAKRLFLSGFAIFTISSAACGLAPSLDILLAARLIQGLGAAMIAAVAPLLCVRYLPKEMLGAALGVIAATSSIGFAAGPAIGGILTQHLSWHWIFLVNIPIGILGILFAARVIPGDEPETVRRASFDYPGAILLFCAMVLFTFTLEEEPGRGMADPLIIGCIALFLLCTALFVIRELTTPEPFINIRIFAAWKFSSVLAAFLLMNVVFMGILYLLPFYLTTMMHLDFTISGLYLLIPPVFIALLSIPFGQWSDRSGRRMFAVVGCVLVVLYSAIFALLVPESGIVPLLAGLVLMGASFGIAAGPGTSRIIESAPPGEEGTGSSLMVTSIYFGGVLGTALYAAIFTLATADAGGIVPFSDLGPAKFLAGFHFTMAAGLVLSVLPLLLSAIVPDRKKSDG; this is translated from the coding sequence ATGTCATCCATCATCACCGATCCCGTGAAGCAGAAGCTTCTCCTCGGAGCCGTAGCCCTCGGAGTCGTTATGGACGGGATCGACGGTTCGATCGTGAACGTGGCGCTCCCGACCATGGCAACGTATTTCGATACGGATACCGGGACGATCGCGTGGGTGATCATCACCTATCTCTTAATGATGGCAGGTCTCCTGCTCGTCTTCGGGAAACTCGCAGACCGGGGGCTTGCCAAGCGGCTCTTCCTTTCAGGGTTTGCAATCTTCACCATCAGTTCAGCTGCCTGCGGACTTGCCCCGTCGCTTGACATTCTGCTTGCCGCACGGCTCATCCAGGGGCTCGGAGCCGCAATGATCGCAGCCGTTGCCCCGCTCCTCTGCGTCCGCTATCTCCCAAAGGAGATGCTCGGGGCAGCCCTCGGCGTCATTGCTGCAACAAGTTCGATCGGCTTTGCCGCCGGACCGGCGATTGGTGGCATCCTCACCCAGCATCTCTCGTGGCACTGGATCTTCCTTGTCAATATACCCATAGGGATCCTCGGGATCCTCTTTGCAGCCCGCGTGATCCCGGGCGATGAACCAGAGACGGTCCGCAGGGCGTCCTTCGATTACCCGGGCGCCATCCTGCTGTTTTGTGCCATGGTCCTCTTCACGTTCACGCTCGAGGAGGAGCCGGGTCGCGGGATGGCAGATCCGCTGATCATCGGCTGCATCGCGCTCTTCCTGCTGTGCACGGCGCTGTTCGTCATCCGCGAGCTCACGACACCGGAACCGTTCATCAATATCCGGATCTTTGCAGCTTGGAAATTTTCATCCGTACTTGCGGCATTCCTGCTGATGAACGTAGTCTTCATGGGCATCCTGTATCTCCTCCCGTTCTACCTGACAACCATGATGCACCTGGACTTTACCATATCTGGCCTCTATCTCCTGATCCCGCCGGTCTTCATCGCACTCTTAAGCATCCCGTTCGGGCAGTGGTCGGACCGATCCGGCCGCAGGATGTTCGCCGTGGTAGGGTGCGTGCTGGTCGTCCTGTACAGCGCGATCTTCGCGCTCCTTGTCCCGGAAAGCGGTATCGTACCCCTGCTTGCCGGTCTCGTCCTGATGGGTGCATCCTTCGGGATCGCAGCAGGGCCGGGCACCAGCCGGATCATTGAGAGCGCTCCTCCGGGAGAGGAAGGAACCGGCTCCTCGCTGATGGTGACTTCCATCTACTTTGGCGGGGTACTCGGGACAGCGCTGTACGCAGCAATCTTCACCCTGGCAACCGCAGATGCCGGCGGGATCGTGCCATTTTCCGATCTCGGCCCGGCGAAATTCCTTGCCGGATTCCATTTCACGATGGCGGCCGGCCTTGTCCTGTCCGTGCTTCCTCTGCTGCTCTCAGCGATAGTACCGGACCGGAAGAAGAGTGACGGGTGA
- a CDS encoding 30S ribosomal protein S15 has translation MARMHARRRGKSCSVRPYRKQAPAWSNTDTKAIEKIILDLRKEGASSAKIGLVLRDRYGVPDVKLATGKRIGDILRENKAASEIPEDLRDLMVKALGLRKHLAENKKDLHNKRQLQLVESKIRRLVKYYTGSKKLPKEFVYKPENAEILLSR, from the coding sequence ATGGCACGAATGCACGCCCGCAGAAGGGGCAAGTCATGCTCCGTGCGCCCCTACCGGAAACAGGCACCCGCGTGGTCCAACACGGACACAAAGGCGATCGAGAAGATCATCCTGGATCTGAGAAAGGAAGGCGCATCGAGCGCAAAGATCGGACTGGTTCTCCGGGATCGCTACGGCGTTCCTGACGTAAAACTTGCCACCGGCAAGCGCATCGGGGATATCCTGAGAGAGAACAAGGCCGCATCCGAGATTCCCGAGGATCTCCGCGATCTGATGGTCAAGGCACTGGGGCTCCGGAAGCACCTTGCCGAGAACAAGAAGGACCTGCACAACAAGCGCCAGCTCCAGCTGGTGGAGTCCAAGATCCGCAGGCTTGTAAAGTACTACACGGGAAGCAAGAAGCTGCCCAAGGAGTTCGTGTACAAGCCCGAGAACGCAGAAATCCTGCTGTCCCGCTAA
- a CDS encoding polymer-forming cytoskeletal protein: protein MRERSVKNWHNHCLLPDGTELQEHSLKTDRNIVIGEFCQIDYGLRGANVYVGESTKIREYVWANGDARIGNWCEIGSDVIAKEDAYIGEGVRINGKLAVNGALDIGEKVEIKDGFEAKGDIEVRNPIPVYMFIIIYLMTLLRIENEKELDRILDDLFSEDEEERMEIPLMIPARSKLNMKLFSVPSTMKIGKGCRLHGNIRAGSIDVQQNSVIFGSLRAKNRITVVDGVTVHGNVESGSTVHVKKGAHILGDVIARSIVLHEDAKVDGTIEAPHGLRIERGS from the coding sequence ATGAGAGAACGATCCGTAAAGAACTGGCACAACCACTGCCTCCTCCCTGACGGCACCGAGCTGCAGGAACACAGCCTCAAGACCGACCGGAACATCGTGATCGGCGAGTTCTGCCAGATCGACTACGGCCTCCGGGGAGCAAACGTGTATGTGGGAGAGTCTACGAAGATCCGCGAGTATGTCTGGGCGAACGGCGATGCCCGGATCGGGAACTGGTGCGAGATCGGGAGCGACGTTATTGCAAAAGAGGATGCCTACATCGGGGAAGGCGTCAGGATCAACGGGAAACTTGCCGTGAACGGGGCCCTTGACATCGGCGAGAAGGTCGAGATAAAGGACGGTTTCGAAGCCAAAGGCGATATCGAAGTGAGAAACCCGATCCCGGTCTACATGTTCATCATCATCTATCTGATGACCCTCCTCCGGATCGAGAACGAGAAGGAACTCGACCGGATCCTTGACGATCTCTTCAGCGAAGACGAGGAAGAGAGGATGGAGATCCCCCTCATGATCCCGGCCCGCTCGAAACTCAACATGAAACTCTTCTCTGTCCCGTCCACGATGAAGATCGGGAAAGGCTGCCGGCTCCACGGCAACATCCGGGCCGGTTCCATTGACGTACAGCAGAACTCGGTCATCTTCGGCAGTCTCCGGGCAAAGAACCGGATCACGGTCGTGGATGGCGTCACCGTCCACGGGAACGTGGAGAGCGGCAGTACCGTCCACGTGAAAAAAGGCGCCCATATCCTGGGCGACGTCATCGCCAGGTCCATCGTGCTCCACGAGGATGCAAAAGTGGACGGGACGATCGAAGCCCCGCACGGGTTGCGGATCGAGCGTGGATCATGA
- a CDS encoding 2,3-bisphosphoglycerate-independent phosphoglycerate mutase produces MTATKILFLVLDGISDRPCPALGGKTPLSAARKPVLDKLAAEGICGIMDTISPGVRPGSDTAHLALLGYDPYKYYTGRGPLECVGTGIDMKAGMIGFRCNYATISPQGQVIDRRAGRIHDTAALSKAIQDGVDLSKFGVEFIFRSGAGHRAALALEGDGLSHCVSSNDPKKEGVPPLTVKAVRKGEKEEKTAAVCNEFVKQSTKILFDHAINVDRLKAGQNPANIVLMRGAGEMGDFEPFQKKYGLSGSVISAASLITGIGRAVGLPHIEIPGITGSVNSNVKGKVAAAIAELKTKDFVLMNIKGADESGHDGLAEQKRDFIEKVDAELEPLLALKDTIIIICGDHSTPCTIKDHSADPVPVLIRGDGVRMDDVVHYDEYHCAKGGLNRITGTALMPIALDLINKAHKFGA; encoded by the coding sequence ATGACCGCCACTAAGATCCTCTTTCTCGTGCTGGACGGGATCTCCGATCGTCCCTGCCCGGCGCTCGGGGGCAAGACCCCGCTCTCCGCCGCAAGAAAACCGGTCCTCGACAAGCTCGCGGCCGAAGGAATCTGCGGGATCATGGACACCATCTCACCCGGTGTCCGCCCCGGGTCCGATACTGCCCATCTCGCCCTTCTCGGCTACGACCCCTACAAGTACTACACCGGTCGGGGCCCGCTCGAATGCGTTGGGACCGGCATTGACATGAAAGCCGGCATGATCGGGTTCCGCTGCAACTATGCAACCATCAGCCCCCAGGGCCAGGTCATCGACCGGCGGGCAGGCAGGATCCATGACACCGCGGCCTTAAGCAAAGCGATCCAGGACGGCGTCGATCTCTCGAAGTTCGGCGTGGAGTTCATCTTCCGCTCGGGCGCCGGCCACCGGGCTGCCCTTGCACTCGAAGGCGATGGCCTCAGCCACTGTGTATCCTCGAATGACCCGAAGAAAGAGGGCGTTCCCCCGCTCACGGTGAAAGCGGTCCGTAAGGGTGAAAAAGAAGAGAAGACTGCGGCGGTCTGCAACGAGTTCGTGAAGCAGTCCACGAAGATCCTCTTCGACCACGCAATAAACGTGGACCGGCTCAAGGCAGGGCAGAACCCGGCCAACATCGTCCTGATGCGGGGCGCCGGGGAGATGGGCGACTTTGAACCGTTCCAGAAGAAATACGGCCTCTCGGGATCGGTCATATCCGCGGCAAGTCTCATCACGGGCATCGGAAGGGCGGTCGGCCTGCCCCACATCGAGATCCCGGGTATTACCGGCTCGGTGAACAGCAATGTCAAAGGAAAGGTTGCAGCGGCTATCGCCGAGCTGAAGACCAAAGACTTCGTACTGATGAACATCAAGGGAGCAGATGAGTCCGGCCATGACGGGCTTGCCGAGCAGAAGCGGGATTTCATCGAGAAGGTGGATGCCGAACTCGAACCCCTGCTGGCCCTGAAAGACACCATCATCATCATCTGCGGCGACCATTCCACTCCCTGCACCATCAAGGACCACTCGGCCGACCCGGTCCCGGTCCTGATCCGGGGCGACGGGGTCCGGATGGACGATGTGGTCCACTACGATGAATACCACTGCGCGAAGGGCGGTCTCAACAGGATCACCGGCACCGCCCTGATGCCGATCGCGCTCGATCTGATCAACAAGGCCCACAAGTTTGGTGCATAA
- a CDS encoding MerR family transcriptional regulator, whose translation MAVDRIPIGKFSLITRLSPKALRLYDERGLLVPLVRDVITGYRYYTGEQIPMGVSIKTLCTVGFALDDVGAILAAKERQDSETIRRLFERKRREIRAEVSRLQQIEAILESPDASLEVLYMSLAEPVVKEVAPLRVISKRDKGVYAEVICKLGQDLCGQLAIPENRSPAVTVTGPFMSIYHDDDYREKDADVECAIPVSGRVVITDQQIALRTIPGGKALSAVYKGPYTGLHGAWSRVMAYAEEREFAIAGQGKELYYNEPGKVPDEELLTELQLPISL comes from the coding sequence ATGGCAGTTGACCGGATTCCCATTGGAAAGTTCTCGCTCATCACCCGCCTCTCGCCAAAAGCACTCCGGCTCTACGATGAGCGGGGCCTCTTGGTCCCGCTGGTCCGGGATGTCATCACCGGGTATCGCTACTATACCGGGGAACAGATCCCAATGGGTGTCTCCATCAAGACCCTCTGCACGGTCGGCTTTGCACTCGACGATGTCGGGGCGATCCTTGCTGCTAAGGAGAGGCAGGACAGCGAGACCATCCGCAGGCTCTTTGAGCGGAAGCGGCGGGAGATCCGGGCCGAAGTCAGCCGGTTACAGCAGATCGAGGCGATCCTGGAATCCCCGGATGCCTCCCTGGAGGTTTTGTACATGTCACTTGCTGAACCAGTTGTAAAAGAAGTTGCACCCCTCAGGGTGATCAGTAAACGGGACAAAGGCGTCTATGCCGAGGTCATCTGTAAACTCGGCCAGGATCTCTGCGGCCAGCTCGCGATCCCCGAGAACCGGTCTCCCGCAGTCACCGTGACGGGGCCGTTCATGTCAATCTACCATGATGATGATTACCGGGAGAAGGACGCTGATGTGGAATGCGCAATCCCGGTATCGGGCCGGGTCGTAATCACCGACCAGCAGATCGCGCTCCGGACGATTCCCGGTGGAAAAGCCCTCTCGGCAGTATACAAGGGACCGTATACCGGGCTTCACGGGGCCTGGAGCCGGGTCATGGCATACGCTGAGGAGCGGGAGTTTGCGATAGCAGGTCAGGGAAAGGAGCTCTACTACAATGAGCCGGGAAAAGTGCCGGACGAGGAACTGCTGACCGAGCTGCAGCTCCCGATTTCACTTTAG
- a CDS encoding DEAD/DEAH box helicase, whose product MKVIVQPQKGGNYKLIFFDGRNTRGAGFVELMETPRGPRPTKYRVRWGTKKDYKHTPSKDLIAQLRESDVRLVKPDPQFIEFLGAFQIKVGTIDACRMCLLDDKVTPINDDNAITFGKGERICPDCGKRELRREVSHIGRLGREGISHLESLLLQFRNLDRVLATLQPEKLTMASALYDKLDAHPVMVTAPVNELPLPRQFIDASGVKQLMPAQQLAVEAGLLFGKDLLVVAATASGKTFIGEMAGMKNYLEGRGRTLFLVPLVALANQKYERFSERYGKFAKTGLLTGVSRLNLPETRKVGDRNPQAPIIVGTYEGVDNMIRCGQKMKNIATVVIDEVQMLEDKDRGHRLDGMIARLKYLCPQAQFLYLSATIGSPKVLAKKLNCTLVQYADRPVGLERYLLFVERKQKIPTIKQMTTEEYKRTSTKGFRGQTIIFTNARARCHTIADALGIRAAAYHAGLTSVERRDVETRFAQGKLMAVVTTAALGAGVDFPASQVIFDALAMGRDWLSVQEFNQMGGRAGRPDFHDLGRVVILAEPGGSYSRENPFTEEEVAIRLLKGEMEEVAPEHDLEASSEEYVANAITCDGEEADLNRINGLMVGSMEPVLPELVAHKLVEKRGTKILMSPLAKVMAEHFIGVERLLEILRLTRTMEDPTDIIAELESEDVHKEKEARAKKKEMGQKGKGSEKSRRR is encoded by the coding sequence ATGAAAGTCATTGTCCAGCCCCAGAAAGGGGGAAATTACAAGCTCATCTTTTTCGATGGCAGGAATACCCGGGGGGCCGGGTTTGTCGAGCTGATGGAGACGCCCCGGGGCCCCCGTCCTACCAAGTACCGGGTCCGGTGGGGGACAAAGAAGGATTACAAGCACACACCTTCAAAGGATCTCATTGCCCAGCTTCGCGAATCCGACGTGCGCCTCGTTAAACCGGATCCGCAGTTCATCGAGTTCCTGGGAGCATTCCAGATCAAGGTCGGGACGATCGATGCCTGCCGTATGTGCCTGCTGGACGACAAGGTCACGCCTATAAACGATGACAATGCCATAACCTTCGGCAAAGGCGAGCGGATCTGTCCTGACTGCGGCAAGCGGGAACTGCGCCGGGAGGTGTCGCACATCGGCCGGCTCGGGAGAGAAGGGATCTCGCATCTCGAAAGCCTGCTTCTCCAGTTCCGGAACCTGGACCGGGTTCTCGCAACCCTCCAGCCCGAGAAGCTCACCATGGCCTCGGCCCTCTATGACAAGCTCGATGCCCACCCGGTCATGGTCACCGCCCCGGTCAACGAACTGCCCCTGCCCCGGCAGTTCATCGATGCAAGCGGGGTCAAACAGCTGATGCCCGCCCAGCAGCTCGCAGTCGAAGCCGGCCTGCTCTTCGGGAAAGATCTGCTCGTTGTTGCGGCAACCGCGAGCGGCAAGACGTTCATCGGCGAGATGGCCGGAATGAAGAATTATCTGGAAGGCCGGGGCAGGACGCTCTTCCTGGTCCCGCTTGTGGCCCTCGCCAACCAGAAGTACGAGCGCTTTTCCGAACGGTACGGGAAATTCGCAAAGACCGGACTCCTGACCGGGGTCTCCCGGCTCAACCTGCCCGAGACACGGAAAGTCGGGGACCGCAATCCCCAGGCGCCTATCATCGTCGGGACCTACGAGGGCGTGGACAACATGATCCGGTGCGGCCAGAAGATGAAGAACATCGCAACGGTGGTCATCGACGAGGTCCAGATGCTCGAGGACAAGGACCGGGGCCACCGGCTCGACGGGATGATCGCCCGCCTGAAATATCTCTGCCCGCAGGCCCAGTTCCTCTACCTCTCGGCAACGATCGGGTCACCCAAGGTGCTGGCAAAGAAACTGAACTGCACGCTCGTCCAGTACGCCGATCGCCCGGTTGGCCTTGAACGTTACCTGCTCTTTGTCGAGAGGAAGCAGAAGATCCCGACCATCAAGCAGATGACAACCGAGGAGTACAAGCGGACTTCCACCAAAGGGTTCCGCGGCCAGACGATCATCTTCACCAATGCCCGGGCCCGGTGCCATACGATCGCCGATGCCCTCGGGATCCGTGCAGCAGCGTACCATGCGGGGCTCACGTCCGTTGAGCGCCGTGACGTGGAGACCCGGTTTGCGCAGGGTAAACTCATGGCGGTTGTGACGACAGCAGCCCTCGGGGCCGGCGTGGATTTCCCGGCCTCGCAGGTGATCTTCGATGCCCTTGCCATGGGCCGGGACTGGCTCAGTGTGCAGGAGTTCAACCAGATGGGCGGCCGGGCAGGACGACCGGACTTTCACGACCTCGGCCGGGTGGTCATCCTCGCCGAACCGGGCGGTTCGTACTCCCGGGAGAACCCGTTTACGGAAGAGGAAGTGGCAATCCGGCTTCTCAAAGGCGAGATGGAGGAGGTGGCCCCCGAGCACGACCTGGAAGCGAGCTCGGAAGAGTACGTGGCCAATGCCATCACCTGCGATGGCGAAGAAGCCGATCTCAACCGGATCAATGGTCTCATGGTCGGGAGCATGGAACCGGTGCTGCCGGAACTGGTTGCCCACAAGCTCGTGGAGAAACGCGGCACGAAAATCCTCATGTCCCCGCTTGCAAAAGTGATGGCGGAACACTTTATCGGCGTGGAGCGGCTCCTTGAGATCCTCCGGCTCACCCGGACCATGGAGGATCCGACCGATATCATTGCAGAACTCGAGAGCGAGGATGTGCACAAGGAAAAAGAGGCCCGGGCCAAAAAGAAGGAGATGGGGCAGAAGGGGAAAGGATCTGAGAAAAGCCGGCGGAGATGA
- a CDS encoding 30S ribosomal protein S3ae: MAKKKQVGRRVEGWKAKSWYKVHVPDNLGKAYIGDTIANDAESVVGRIMTATLGEITNDYAKQHIKMSFKIATVTGDAAYTEFVGHEVTRDYLRSLVKRRSSRVDCHVPIVTKDNKKVQMTISCYTFARANIAQEHAIRGVITAALTAQAQAWDLTTLLNSIVSGEISRDLFKAVKTIYPTRRVEVIKSKVEQVAAPVDTS; encoded by the coding sequence ATGGCAAAGAAGAAACAGGTTGGAAGAAGAGTTGAAGGCTGGAAAGCCAAGAGCTGGTACAAGGTGCACGTCCCCGACAACCTCGGCAAGGCGTACATCGGCGATACCATTGCAAACGATGCTGAGAGCGTTGTCGGCAGGATCATGACCGCAACGCTCGGCGAGATCACCAATGACTACGCAAAGCAGCACATCAAGATGAGCTTCAAGATCGCGACAGTAACAGGCGACGCAGCCTACACCGAGTTCGTGGGCCACGAAGTCACCCGCGACTACCTCCGCTCGCTCGTCAAGCGCCGGAGCTCCCGTGTTGACTGTCACGTTCCGATCGTGACCAAGGACAACAAGAAAGTCCAGATGACCATCAGCTGCTACACGTTTGCCCGGGCAAACATTGCCCAGGAGCACGCAATCCGCGGCGTCATCACCGCAGCGCTCACGGCCCAGGCACAGGCCTGGGACTTAACAACGCTCCTCAACAGCATTGTCTCGGGTGAGATCTCACGGGATCTCTTCAAGGCAGTCAAGACCATCTACCCCACCCGCAGGGTCGAGGTCATCAAGTCCAAGGTCGAACAGGTGGCAGCACCGGTCGACACCAGCTAA
- the tsaA gene encoding tRNA (N6-threonylcarbamoyladenosine(37)-N6)-methyltransferase TrmO: protein MTSAPIELHPIGYVRSPYKARGDAPRQGRFSDTVSEIVIDEPYLPALHGIEGRMHLWVLCWFDRADRTVLRAVPPGSVAEKGVFAIRSPDRPNPVSLCMVDLLGVNGNILSVRGLDALDGTPVVDIKMYAPGVDCIRSDQVRESSLTP from the coding sequence ATGACTTCTGCACCTATCGAGCTCCATCCCATCGGCTATGTCCGCTCTCCGTACAAGGCCCGGGGGGATGCCCCGCGGCAGGGCCGCTTTTCTGATACCGTTTCCGAGATCGTGATCGATGAACCGTACCTGCCCGCTCTTCACGGAATTGAGGGGAGGATGCACCTCTGGGTCCTCTGCTGGTTCGATCGGGCAGATCGTACGGTTCTCCGCGCAGTTCCTCCCGGCAGTGTGGCCGAGAAAGGAGTGTTTGCCATCCGTTCGCCCGACCGGCCGAACCCTGTCTCGCTCTGCATGGTTGATTTGCTCGGAGTGAACGGCAATATCCTGTCCGTCCGGGGGCTGGACGCGCTGGACGGAACACCCGTTGTTGATATCAAGATGTATGCACCCGGTGTTGACTGTATCCGGAGCGATCAGGTTCGTGAAAGTTCCCTTACTCCCTGA